The DNA sequence CCATTAACATCCAAGAATATTGATATGAATTATTCCCTCCTGTCGGCTGACTACCAGTTATAGTAGAACCACTAATTGAAATTGTATTGTTTCCTACAGGAGCAATAGGTAATATTTTAACTGAAACACTAGTCATTGTTTGACTACCAGAGGTCACAATTCTGCTTATAGATAAATTAGGGTATAATTTTAAATAGTCATATACATCTTTAGTCAGTTCAAAATTTTGTCCCGTCTGTGGAAAAGTATATGGCTCTTCACCCCCCCATAAAATCCAAGAATATTGATATACATTAATCCCTCCTGTTGGTAAACTACCGTGAATTGTAGATCCATTTAAAGTTATTGTATTATTTAGTATAATTGGAGCGGGAGTTACGGTAACAGCAACTTCATTACTAAAATGACCAAGAACGCCTGATTTTACAATTCTTTTATACGATGTATTTACAAAAGGTGTATCAGAGGATAAACTACTACTTTTTGCACCTGCAATAGTAACCCAACCACCATTTATATCTTTCTTTTGCCACTCAAAACTATAATTCCCAATACCTCCAGAAGGGTTACTTCCAGTTATGTTTACTGATTGCCCTTCAGTGATTGTTTGATTTCCCCAAATAGAATTATTAAGTATTGCAGGAATAGGAATCACTTTTACAGGAATGACATTTCCTCTAATTGAACCTCCGCCTACATAATCTGAAAATTGACCATAGAATATTCCTCCTGTAGCATTAAATGCCGAAGCATTCATTGAAACTGTAAATTCCTTACTGTACCATGAGCTTAATAAATTATTATTAAAATCAACGTTAACATATTGTAAAGAAGTACTCTCTGAAGATGATTTCTTACTGAAAACGTATAAATAGCCTTTTTTTAATACTAATTGAGGATTACTGAGATCTAAATCAAAAGTTATTGATACAGATTCTCCCTGATATATTTCA is a window from the Flavobacterium cupriresistens genome containing:
- a CDS encoding T9SS type A sorting domain-containing protein, encoding MKIKLLLLFLIFAGLQIVPTYAQGGTVKISNLRYTNGKSIPNGSPIEIYQGESVSITFDLDLSNPQLVLKKGYLYVFSKKSSSESTSLQYVNVDFNNNLLSSWYSKEFTVSMNASAFNATGGIFYGQFSDYVGGGSIRGNVIPVKVIPIPAILNNSIWGNQTITEGQSVNITGSNPSGGIGNYSFEWQKKDINGGWVTIAGAKSSSLSSDTPFVNTSYKRIVKSGVLGHFSNEVAVTVTPAPIILNNTITLNGSTIHGSLPTGGINVYQYSWILWGGEEPYTFPQTGQNFELTKDVYDYLKLYPNLSISRIVTSGSQTMTSVSVKILPIAPVGNNTISISGSTITGSQPTGGNNSYQYSWMLMGGEEPFVFPNTGQSFEITEDIYNYLKTYPVLKIHRIVTSGNETSGSNSITILPKGASAKTAIASEKGVSTDVTVYPNPTTESVNFTTNFSANKEIEITIFSEGLRETKSIFRGTVTPNQVVNWNFPANYPKGLYFYKIMADNKEVKSGKISFQ